A window of Cohnella herbarum contains these coding sequences:
- a CDS encoding ABC transporter substrate-binding protein, giving the protein MLNLRKHRWLAVLMVLILAGVTACSSGNKGGNDASSSSGPSSSEPAEETASEAPPAEHVDLTFMYWGSNDEKKAMESMIEAFNKSHPKITVKGEHVPGDYNTKMNTLMAANQLPDVAYLGDGLTNKWGSEGKLLDFSQYYDQYPALQNKLKASYLYTEPGKAVANFTALEVMVLYYNKEIFEESGVPVPPAEPAKAWTWDEFVTVAKQLTKDKNGKHPGEDGFDAKNIDQYGFSFGSDRGTYGPLLESNGANILDESGTKYALNSPESVDVFQKLQDLIYTHHVSPDLIQQQNMPDNHVRLQTRKVAMVLDGTWALLDLTNNKKLKWGIGVLPKLKEPKTVILAGTTVVFNSTKHPKEALEFYLYHNNPEQVDLYRTGLWMPTEEKYYTEDEAIKSWTDNEAHPPEFLQAGIEYTKGYAVKSPSTQIKNWPEINAKLAPGLDLIWTNKKSAQEALDELESQIQPLVQGRYPNE; this is encoded by the coding sequence ATGCTCAACTTGCGCAAACACAGATGGCTTGCCGTTCTTATGGTATTGATATTAGCGGGAGTAACGGCCTGCAGCTCCGGGAATAAGGGAGGAAACGACGCGAGCTCCAGTTCTGGCCCATCTAGCTCCGAACCGGCCGAAGAGACGGCATCGGAAGCTCCGCCCGCGGAACACGTCGATCTGACCTTCATGTATTGGGGAAGCAACGACGAGAAGAAAGCGATGGAAAGCATGATCGAAGCCTTTAACAAGAGCCATCCGAAAATTACGGTGAAAGGCGAACACGTACCGGGAGATTACAACACGAAGATGAACACGTTAATGGCCGCCAACCAGTTGCCGGACGTCGCTTATTTGGGAGACGGCCTGACGAATAAATGGGGAAGCGAAGGCAAGCTTCTTGATTTCAGTCAGTATTACGATCAATACCCCGCGTTGCAGAACAAGTTGAAAGCTTCTTATTTATACACGGAACCGGGCAAAGCGGTGGCGAACTTTACCGCGCTTGAAGTTATGGTGCTGTACTATAACAAAGAAATATTCGAGGAGTCGGGCGTTCCCGTTCCGCCGGCCGAACCGGCCAAAGCTTGGACGTGGGACGAATTCGTTACGGTTGCCAAGCAATTAACGAAGGATAAGAACGGCAAACATCCCGGAGAAGACGGTTTCGATGCGAAGAACATCGATCAATACGGCTTTTCGTTCGGCAGCGATCGCGGTACTTACGGTCCGCTTCTAGAGAGCAACGGGGCAAACATTTTGGATGAATCCGGCACGAAATACGCGCTCAATTCACCGGAATCCGTAGACGTGTTCCAGAAGCTGCAGGATCTGATCTACACTCACCATGTTTCTCCGGATCTGATCCAGCAGCAGAACATGCCCGATAACCACGTGAGGCTGCAAACCCGCAAGGTGGCCATGGTGCTCGACGGGACGTGGGCGCTGCTAGATTTGACGAACAACAAGAAGCTGAAGTGGGGAATCGGCGTTCTGCCTAAATTGAAGGAGCCTAAAACCGTCATCCTTGCCGGTACGACCGTCGTGTTCAATAGCACGAAACATCCGAAGGAAGCGCTGGAATTTTACCTCTACCACAACAATCCGGAGCAAGTCGATCTCTACAGAACCGGTTTGTGGATGCCGACGGAGGAAAAATACTATACCGAGGACGAAGCGATCAAATCGTGGACGGATAACGAGGCGCACCCGCCTGAATTCCTTCAAGCGGGCATCGAGTATACGAAGGGCTACGCGGTGAAATCGCCATCTACGCAAATTAAAAATTGGCCGGAAATCAATGCCAAGCTCGCGCCGGGGCTCGATCTGATCTGGACGAACAAGAAGTCCGCCCAGGAAGCGCTGGACGAGCTGGAGTCGCAAATTCAGCCGCTTGTCCAAGGGAGATATCCCAACGAATAG